In a single window of the Streptomyces cinnabarinus genome:
- a CDS encoding polysaccharide deacetylase family protein, producing MRAVVQNYKNRALWGVRVRGGLAVLTAAAIASGCAQSESPDSGSRARPAPGRQPLLDPPARALDAYATRLRAAAAARAAAARRWGLAKVPLTAPAPPARKPRITTRKGFEVDGHSADGLPPVFTTIPTEQKIVFLTIDDGAEKDPAFLRMMTELRIPYTAFLSDYLVKEDYGYFERMQRAGVGLNNHTLNHPYLPGLSHARQKDEICGMQDVIEQRYGKRPVLFRPPFGSYNRNTLRAAKSCGITHAPLWNEEVFVDRWAYREWDRDIHPGDIVLSHFRGREHWKGTMPDMIRRFLDRITAKGYAVARLEDYL from the coding sequence ATGCGAGCAGTAGTACAAAATTACAAAAACCGGGCGCTTTGGGGAGTACGGGTACGCGGCGGTCTCGCCGTGCTGACCGCCGCCGCCATCGCCTCGGGCTGTGCGCAGAGCGAGAGCCCGGACAGCGGCTCACGCGCCCGCCCCGCCCCCGGCCGACAGCCCCTCCTGGACCCGCCCGCCCGCGCCCTGGACGCCTACGCGACCAGGCTGCGCGCCGCCGCCGCGGCCCGTGCCGCCGCGGCCAGGCGCTGGGGGCTGGCCAAGGTCCCGCTGACGGCCCCGGCGCCGCCCGCGAGGAAGCCGCGGATCACCACCCGCAAGGGCTTCGAGGTCGACGGCCACAGCGCGGACGGCCTGCCGCCGGTCTTCACCACGATCCCCACCGAGCAGAAGATCGTCTTCCTCACCATCGACGACGGCGCCGAGAAGGACCCCGCCTTCCTGCGCATGATGACCGAGCTGAGGATCCCGTACACCGCCTTCCTCAGCGACTACCTGGTCAAGGAGGACTACGGCTACTTCGAGCGGATGCAGCGCGCCGGCGTCGGTCTGAACAACCACACCCTGAACCACCCCTACCTGCCGGGCCTGTCCCACGCCCGCCAGAAGGACGAGATCTGCGGCATGCAGGACGTCATCGAGCAGCGCTACGGCAAGCGTCCCGTCCTCTTCCGGCCGCCCTTCGGCAGCTACAACCGGAACACCCTGCGCGCCGCCAAGTCCTGCGGCATCACCCACGCGCCCCTGTGGAACGAGGAGGTCTTCGTCGACCGCTGGGCCTACCGCGAGTGGGACCGGGACATCCATCCCGGCGACATCGTGCTCAGCCACTTCCGGGGCAGGGAGCACTGGAAGGGCACGATGCCCGACATGATCCGCCGCTTCCTCGACCGGATCACCGCCAAGGGGTACGCGGTGGCCCGTCTGGAGGACTACCTGTGA
- a CDS encoding sigma-70 family RNA polymerase sigma factor, with product MRDDEAAKAAGAIGALVHRAVDGDEQATHDLLAHVHPLALRYCRTRLSRLPGDARHFVEDLAQEVCVAVLLALPRYRDTGRPFEAFVFAIAAHKVADLQRAAMRHPGSTAVPSDEMPERPDDSLGPEERALLSSDAEWAKKLLANLPENQRELLLLRIAVGLTAEETGQMLGMSPGAVRVAQHRALSRLRALAEQ from the coding sequence ATGCGCGACGACGAGGCGGCCAAAGCCGCAGGGGCGATCGGTGCACTCGTCCATCGCGCCGTCGACGGGGACGAGCAGGCCACGCATGACCTGCTCGCCCATGTCCACCCTCTTGCTCTGCGCTACTGCCGCACCCGGCTCTCCCGGCTCCCGGGCGACGCCCGGCACTTCGTGGAGGACCTCGCGCAGGAGGTCTGCGTAGCCGTCCTGCTCGCCCTGCCGCGCTACCGCGACACCGGCCGCCCCTTCGAGGCGTTCGTCTTCGCGATCGCCGCGCACAAGGTCGCCGACCTGCAGCGCGCGGCCATGCGCCACCCCGGATCCACGGCCGTGCCCTCCGACGAGATGCCGGAGCGCCCCGACGACTCCCTCGGCCCCGAGGAGCGCGCCCTGCTCAGCAGCGACGCCGAGTGGGCGAAGAAACTGCTGGCCAACCTGCCGGAGAACCAGCGCGAGCTGCTGCTGCTGCGCATCGCCGTGGGGTTGACCGCGGAAGAGACGGGTCAGATGTTGGGAATGTCACCCGGAGCGGTGCGCGTGGCCCAGCACCGGGCACTGAGCAGGCTCCGGGCCCTCGCGGAGCAGTAA
- a CDS encoding WhiB family transcriptional regulator: MADFSRLPGPNADLWDWQLLAACRGVDSSLFFHPEGERGAARSARENSAKEVCMRCPVRAQCAAHALAVREPYGVWGGLTEDEREELMGRARHRLVAASAGGGEAASNN, translated from the coding sequence ATGGCAGATTTCTCCCGCCTTCCCGGACCGAACGCGGACCTGTGGGACTGGCAGCTCCTGGCTGCCTGTCGCGGGGTGGACAGCTCGCTCTTCTTCCATCCTGAGGGCGAGCGCGGTGCGGCTCGGAGCGCACGCGAGAACTCGGCCAAGGAGGTCTGCATGAGGTGCCCGGTTCGTGCCCAGTGCGCGGCGCACGCGCTCGCGGTGCGTGAACCGTACGGCGTGTGGGGCGGCTTGACCGAGGACGAGCGCGAAGAGCTCATGGGGCGGGCGCGTCACCGGCTGGTGGCGGCATCGGCCGGCGGCGGCGAGGCCGCCTCGAACAACTGA
- a CDS encoding polysaccharide deacetylase family protein, whose translation MRPRGPLAGMVAAVLLAGCAQAAGPSERPPLRAPGAAPAPVVQRVATEDEVVFLTYDDGAEQDPRFIDLVRELRLPVAMFLTDSVVGPGYGHFARLQAVGASIQNHTLDHTALRGLPFAGQRAEICGQQDKLRARFGVRPRLFRPPHGTYDTTTRRVAAGCGISAVVLWRASMDGDGELTYTEGPRRLGPGDIVSLPSRDPTGLSLTERTTRLLREIRERGLKPARLEEYL comes from the coding sequence GTGAGGCCCCGGGGCCCGCTCGCCGGGATGGTGGCGGCCGTACTCCTGGCGGGCTGCGCCCAGGCCGCGGGCCCCTCCGAACGGCCGCCCCTGCGGGCCCCCGGAGCCGCCCCGGCCCCGGTCGTGCAGCGCGTCGCCACCGAGGACGAGGTCGTCTTCCTCACCTACGACGACGGCGCCGAGCAGGACCCCCGCTTCATCGACCTGGTCCGCGAACTGCGGCTCCCGGTCGCCATGTTCCTCACGGACAGCGTGGTCGGGCCGGGGTACGGACACTTCGCCCGCCTGCAGGCGGTGGGCGCGTCGATCCAGAACCACACCCTCGACCACACCGCCCTGCGCGGACTGCCGTTCGCCGGGCAGCGCGCCGAGATCTGCGGCCAGCAGGACAAGCTCCGCGCCCGCTTCGGCGTCCGGCCCCGCCTCTTCCGCCCGCCGCACGGCACGTACGACACGACCACACGGCGTGTCGCGGCCGGCTGCGGGATCTCGGCGGTGGTGCTGTGGCGGGCGTCGATGGACGGCGACGGCGAACTGACGTACACCGAGGGCCCCCGGCGCCTTGGTCCCGGCGACATCGTCTCGCTGCCCTCGCGGGATCCGACGGGGCTGAGCCTGACGGAGCGGACGACGAGGCTGCTGCGGGAGATCCGGGAGCGGGGGCTGAAGCCGGCCCGCTTGGAGGAGTACCTGTAG
- the groL gene encoding chaperonin GroEL (60 kDa chaperone family; promotes refolding of misfolded polypeptides especially under stressful conditions; forms two stacked rings of heptamers to form a barrel-shaped 14mer; ends can be capped by GroES; misfolded proteins enter the barrel where they are refolded when GroES binds), giving the protein MAKILKFDEDARRALERGVNKLADTVKVTIGPKGRNVVIDKKFGAPTITNDGVTIAREVEVEDPYENLGAQLVKEVATKTNDIAGDGTTTATVLAQALVREGLKNVAAGASPALLKKGIDAAVAAVSEDLLATARPIDDKADIAAVAALSAQDQQVGELIAEAMDKVGKDGVITVEESNTFGLELDFTEGMAFDKGYLSPYFVTDQERMEAVLEDPYILINQGKISSIQDLLPLLEKVIQAGASKPLLIIAEDVEGEALSTLVVNKIRGTFNAVAVKAPGFGDRRKAMLQDMAVLTGATVISEEVGLKLDQAGLDVLGSARRITVTKDDTTIVDGAGKSEDVVGRVAQIKAEIENTDSDWDREKLQERLAKLAGGVCVIKVGAATEVELKEKKHRLEDAISATRAAVEEGIVSGGGSALVHAAKVLDGGLGKTGDEATGVAVVRKAVVEPLRWIAENAGLEGYVITSKVAELDKGQGFNAATGEYGDLVKAGVIDPVKVTRSALENAASIASLLLTTETLVVEKKEEEEPAAAGHGHGHAH; this is encoded by the coding sequence ATGGCGAAGATCCTGAAGTTCGACGAGGACGCCCGTCGCGCCCTCGAGCGCGGCGTCAACAAGCTTGCCGACACGGTCAAGGTGACGATCGGCCCCAAGGGCCGCAACGTCGTCATCGACAAGAAGTTCGGCGCGCCGACCATCACCAACGACGGTGTCACCATCGCCCGTGAGGTCGAGGTCGAGGACCCCTACGAGAACCTCGGCGCCCAGCTGGTGAAGGAGGTGGCGACCAAGACCAACGACATCGCGGGTGACGGCACCACCACCGCCACCGTGCTCGCCCAGGCGCTGGTCCGTGAGGGCCTCAAGAACGTCGCCGCCGGTGCCTCCCCGGCGCTGCTGAAGAAGGGCATCGACGCGGCCGTCGCCGCCGTCTCCGAGGACCTTCTCGCCACCGCCCGCCCGATCGACGACAAGGCCGACATCGCCGCCGTCGCCGCGCTGTCCGCCCAGGACCAGCAGGTCGGCGAGCTCATCGCCGAGGCGATGGACAAGGTCGGCAAGGACGGTGTCATCACCGTCGAGGAGTCCAACACCTTCGGTCTGGAGCTGGACTTCACCGAGGGCATGGCCTTTGACAAGGGCTACCTGTCGCCGTACTTCGTGACGGACCAGGAGCGCATGGAGGCCGTCCTGGAGGACCCCTACATCCTCATCAACCAGGGCAAGATCTCCTCCATCCAGGACCTGCTGCCGCTGCTGGAGAAGGTCATCCAGGCCGGCGCCTCCAAGCCGCTGCTGATCATCGCCGAGGACGTCGAGGGCGAGGCCCTGTCCACGCTGGTCGTCAACAAGATCCGCGGCACCTTCAACGCGGTCGCGGTCAAGGCCCCCGGCTTCGGTGACCGCCGCAAGGCGATGCTCCAGGACATGGCGGTCCTCACCGGCGCCACGGTCATCTCCGAGGAGGTCGGCCTCAAGCTCGACCAGGCCGGTCTGGACGTGCTGGGCTCCGCCCGCCGCATCACGGTCACCAAGGACGACACGACCATCGTCGACGGCGCCGGCAAGTCCGAGGACGTCGTGGGCCGCGTCGCCCAGATCAAGGCCGAGATCGAGAACACCGACTCCGACTGGGACCGCGAGAAGCTCCAGGAGCGCCTCGCGAAGCTGGCCGGCGGCGTGTGCGTGATCAAGGTCGGCGCCGCCACCGAGGTGGAGCTGAAGGAGAAGAAGCACCGTCTGGAGGACGCCATCTCCGCGACCCGCGCCGCGGTCGAGGAGGGCATCGTCTCCGGTGGTGGCTCGGCTCTGGTCCACGCCGCCAAGGTGCTGGACGGCGGTCTGGGCAAGACCGGCGACGAGGCCACCGGTGTCGCCGTCGTCCGCAAGGCCGTCGTCGAGCCGCTGCGCTGGATCGCCGAGAACGCCGGCCTTGAGGGCTACGTCATCACCTCCAAGGTCGCCGAGCTCGACAAGGGCCAGGGCTTCAACGCCGCCACCGGCGAGTACGGCGACCTGGTCAAGGCCGGCGTCATCGACCCGGTGAAGGTCACCCGCTCCGCCCTGGAGAACGCCGCCTCCATCGCCTCCCTGCTGCTCACGACCGAGACCCTGGTCGTCGAGAAGAAGGAAGAGGAAGAGCCCGCCGCCGCCGGTCACGGCCACGGTCACGCTCACTGA
- a CDS encoding MOSC domain-containing protein — MELLSLNLGRRTVVPYTDHPEGVTGIDKRPVDGPVRVAAPGPKGTGASGLAGDDVCDTRHHGGNDQAVYAMAREDLDDWERELGRTLANGSFGENLTTLGLDVSGALIGERWRIGPEVVLEVTSGRIPCRTFQAHIGEERWVKRFTAKGAPGAYLRVIEPGEVRAGDAVEIVHRPDHEVTVALQFRAVTLQRDLLPRLLAAGEALHPEELDMARKYVAKHGN, encoded by the coding sequence ATGGAGCTTCTTTCTCTCAACCTCGGCCGCCGTACGGTCGTCCCCTACACCGACCACCCCGAGGGCGTGACGGGTATCGACAAGCGGCCGGTCGACGGGCCGGTGCGGGTGGCGGCGCCGGGGCCGAAGGGGACCGGGGCGAGCGGTCTGGCCGGGGACGACGTGTGCGACACGCGGCATCACGGCGGGAACGACCAGGCCGTGTACGCGATGGCGCGCGAGGACCTGGACGACTGGGAGCGGGAGCTGGGCCGGACGCTGGCCAACGGCTCCTTCGGCGAGAACCTCACCACCCTCGGCCTGGACGTCTCCGGCGCGCTGATCGGTGAGCGCTGGCGGATCGGGCCCGAGGTGGTGCTTGAAGTGACCAGCGGGCGGATTCCGTGCCGTACGTTCCAAGCCCACATCGGCGAGGAGCGGTGGGTGAAGCGGTTCACGGCGAAGGGGGCGCCGGGCGCGTATCTGCGGGTGATCGAGCCCGGCGAGGTGCGGGCGGGTGACGCCGTGGAGATCGTGCACCGGCCGGACCACGAGGTGACGGTGGCGTTGCAGTTCCGGGCGGTGACCCTGCAGCGGGATCTGCTGCCACGGCTGCTGGCCGCGGGCGAGGCGCTGCACCCGGAGGAGCTGGACATGGCGCGGAAGTACGTCGCGAAGCACGGGAACTGA
- a CDS encoding ester cyclase encodes MTFVQLIDCKTSRFDEMNRLMDTWVEQTKGKRTATHSVIGKDRSDASHFIEIVEFSSYEEAMRNSNLPETDKIFREMVALCDEMPTFTDLDVVRDEQLYAATARRFFEEVAAKGDPPTFNDVLIEDYHDHDPANPQDNIGMDAIRREVGMWRAGFDFSFTVEDQMAQGDRVCTRWTWNGLHKGDFMGIAPTGKQVSMTGTTVHRCTADGKIAEGWWQYDRLGLMEQLGALDALEQ; translated from the coding sequence ATGACGTTCGTACAGCTCATCGACTGCAAAACGAGCCGGTTCGACGAGATGAACCGGCTGATGGACACGTGGGTCGAGCAGACCAAGGGGAAGCGCACCGCGACGCACAGTGTGATCGGCAAGGACCGGTCCGACGCGTCGCACTTCATCGAGATCGTGGAGTTCTCGTCGTACGAGGAGGCGATGCGGAACTCGAACCTGCCGGAGACCGACAAGATCTTCCGGGAGATGGTCGCCCTCTGCGACGAGATGCCGACGTTCACCGACCTGGACGTCGTGCGTGACGAGCAGTTGTACGCGGCGACCGCGCGGCGGTTCTTCGAGGAAGTGGCCGCGAAGGGGGACCCGCCCACCTTCAACGACGTGCTGATCGAGGACTACCACGACCACGATCCGGCCAACCCGCAGGACAACATCGGGATGGACGCGATCCGGCGCGAGGTGGGCATGTGGCGGGCCGGGTTCGACTTCTCGTTCACCGTCGAGGACCAGATGGCCCAGGGCGACCGGGTGTGCACCCGCTGGACCTGGAACGGTCTGCACAAGGGCGACTTCATGGGGATCGCCCCCACCGGCAAGCAGGTGTCCATGACCGGGACGACCGTCCACCGGTGCACCGCGGACGGGAAGATCGCCGAGGGCTGGTGGCAGTACGACCGGCTCGGGCTGATGGAGCAGCTGGGCGCGCTGGACGCGCTGGAGCAGTAG
- a CDS encoding LysR family transcriptional regulator, with protein sequence MIEARHLRVLRAVAATGSFSAAGRELGCTQPAVSQQMKALESSVGTPLLIRSGREMRLTQAGEALVRHAAGILAGLTAAEEEVAAIAGLRAGRVRLVSFPSGSSTLVPTALAALRAAHPGTRVSLEEAEPPKSVELLREGDCDLALAFRYEGAAQEGEWDDLVVRPLLTDRLVALVPERHRLARAESVAIGELAAEPWIAGCPRCRGQLVEVCEGAGFTPRIDFATDDYPAVVGLVGAGLGVAVLPQLAVESVRPRGARMVTLEPAVRREIVALTLPDLAQVPAVTATLEQLTRAARRQVRDARGRSAAQ encoded by the coding sequence GTGATCGAGGCCCGACATCTCCGAGTGCTGCGCGCCGTCGCCGCCACCGGTTCCTTCTCCGCCGCCGGGCGGGAGCTGGGCTGCACCCAGCCCGCCGTCAGCCAGCAGATGAAGGCGCTGGAGTCGTCCGTCGGCACACCGCTGCTGATCCGCAGCGGCCGCGAGATGCGCCTGACCCAGGCGGGCGAGGCCCTCGTCCGGCACGCGGCCGGGATCCTCGCCGGACTCACCGCCGCCGAGGAGGAGGTCGCCGCCATCGCGGGCCTGCGCGCCGGACGGGTCCGGCTGGTCTCCTTCCCCAGCGGCAGCTCCACCCTCGTCCCCACCGCCCTCGCCGCCCTGCGCGCCGCCCACCCCGGCACCCGGGTCTCCCTGGAGGAGGCCGAGCCGCCGAAGTCGGTGGAGCTGCTGCGCGAGGGCGACTGCGACCTCGCCCTCGCCTTCCGCTACGAAGGAGCGGCCCAGGAAGGCGAATGGGACGACCTCGTCGTACGGCCCCTGCTCACCGACCGCCTCGTCGCCCTCGTACCGGAGCGTCACCGGCTCGCCCGCGCGGAGTCCGTGGCCATCGGCGAACTCGCCGCCGAGCCCTGGATCGCCGGATGCCCGCGCTGCCGCGGCCAGTTGGTCGAGGTGTGCGAGGGCGCCGGCTTCACCCCGCGCATCGACTTCGCCACCGACGACTACCCGGCCGTGGTCGGCCTGGTCGGCGCGGGCCTGGGCGTCGCGGTCCTGCCGCAGCTCGCGGTGGAGTCGGTACGGCCGCGCGGGGCCCGCATGGTGACCCTGGAACCGGCGGTACGACGGGAGATCGTCGCCCTCACCCTGCCCGACCTCGCCCAGGTTCCGGCGGTGACGGCGACCCTGGAGCAGCTGACGCGGGCGGCGCGGCGCCAAGTGCGGGACGCCCGGGGGCGGTCGGCGGCGCAGTAG
- a CDS encoding response regulator transcription factor, whose product MTSVLVCDDSPLAREALRRAVATVPGVERVTTAANGEEVLRRWGADRSDLILMDVRMPGLGGVETVRRLLSADPGARIIMLTVAEDLDGVALAVAAGARGYLHKDASRAELRATVTQALADPTWRLAPRRLRSAEMGAAPTLTAREIQVLEGMSHGRSNAEIGRELFLSEDTVKTHARRLFKKLGASDRAHAVALGFRWGLVR is encoded by the coding sequence ATGACATCCGTCCTCGTCTGCGACGACTCCCCGCTTGCCCGAGAGGCGCTCCGCCGTGCGGTGGCGACCGTGCCGGGCGTCGAGCGTGTGACGACGGCGGCCAACGGCGAGGAAGTCCTCCGCCGCTGGGGCGCCGACCGCTCCGACCTGATCCTGATGGACGTGCGCATGCCCGGCCTGGGCGGCGTCGAGACCGTCCGGCGACTGCTGTCCGCCGACCCCGGTGCGCGCATCATCATGCTCACCGTCGCCGAGGACCTGGACGGCGTGGCCCTCGCGGTCGCCGCCGGTGCCCGCGGCTATCTGCACAAGGACGCCTCGCGCGCGGAGCTGCGGGCCACGGTGACACAGGCGCTCGCCGACCCGACCTGGCGGCTCGCCCCGCGGCGGCTGCGCTCCGCCGAGATGGGCGCGGCGCCGACGCTCACCGCGCGTGAGATCCAGGTGCTCGAAGGAATGAGCCACGGTCGCTCCAACGCGGAGATCGGGCGCGAGCTGTTCCTCTCCGAGGACACGGTCAAGACCCATGCGCGCCGGTTGTTCAAGAAGCTCGGTGCTTCGGACCGGGCGCACGCTGTGGCGCTCGGGTTCCGGTGGGGTTTGGTCCGCTAA
- a CDS encoding THUMP-like domain-containing protein: MNDLAPLLTPEGRALLDAVRGTAPADELAVATRLRRDHPAELVSAALGQARLRQRAEAKFGAEDARRMYFTPNGVEQSTRASVAAYRAERLRDLGVTSVADLCCGIGGDAIALARAGIRVLAVDRDPLTAAAARANADALGLDKLIDVREADVMEVDTAGYDAVFVDPARRGGRGRIFDPEAYSPPLSWAVQAALKAPHAALKIAPGVPHEAIPAEAEAEWISDGGDVKEAVLWFGTAPGAVRATLLPGPRTLLSRGLPNPEVRPVGRYLYEPDGAVIRAHLVAEAAEELDGGLIDPTIAYVTADTLRPTPYASAYEITDQLNFNVKKLKALLREREVGVLTVKKRGSAVEPEELRKKVKPQGPNAATVFLTRVAGAPTMLVGQPV; encoded by the coding sequence GTGAACGACCTCGCCCCCCTCCTCACCCCCGAGGGCCGCGCCCTCCTCGACGCGGTGCGCGGCACCGCCCCCGCCGACGAACTCGCCGTAGCCACCCGGCTGCGCCGGGACCACCCCGCCGAGCTGGTGTCGGCGGCGCTCGGGCAGGCCCGGCTGCGGCAGCGGGCGGAGGCGAAGTTCGGGGCCGAGGACGCGCGGCGGATGTACTTCACCCCGAACGGCGTCGAGCAGTCGACCCGGGCGAGCGTGGCCGCGTACCGCGCGGAGCGGCTGCGGGATCTTGGCGTCACCTCCGTCGCCGACCTGTGCTGCGGGATCGGCGGGGACGCCATCGCGCTGGCGCGGGCCGGGATCCGGGTGCTGGCCGTGGACCGGGACCCGCTGACCGCGGCCGCCGCCCGTGCCAACGCCGACGCGCTCGGGCTGGACAAGCTGATCGACGTGCGCGAGGCGGACGTCATGGAGGTGGACACGGCCGGCTACGACGCCGTCTTCGTCGACCCCGCCCGGCGCGGCGGCCGGGGCCGCATCTTCGACCCCGAGGCCTACTCCCCTCCGCTGTCCTGGGCCGTCCAGGCGGCCCTGAAGGCACCGCACGCCGCCCTGAAGATCGCCCCCGGCGTCCCGCACGAGGCGATCCCCGCCGAGGCCGAGGCCGAGTGGATCTCCGACGGCGGCGACGTGAAGGAGGCCGTGCTGTGGTTCGGCACCGCGCCCGGCGCCGTCCGCGCCACGCTCCTCCCCGGCCCGCGCACCCTCCTCTCCCGAGGGCTCCCGAACCCCGAGGTCCGGCCCGTCGGGCGGTACTTGTACGAGCCTGACGGCGCCGTCATCCGCGCCCATCTGGTCGCCGAGGCCGCCGAGGAGCTGGACGGGGGGCTGATCGACCCGACCATCGCCTACGTCACCGCCGACACCCTGCGCCCCACCCCGTACGCCTCGGCCTACGAGATCACCGACCAACTCAACTTCAACGTCAAGAAGTTGAAGGCACTGCTGCGCGAGCGCGAGGTCGGCGTCCTCACCGTCAAGAAGCGCGGGTCGGCCGTCGAGCCGGAGGAACTGCGCAAGAAGGTCAAGCCGCAGGGGCCCAACGCCGCGACGGTGTTCCTGACCCGGGTCGCCGGGGCGCCGACCATGCTGGTCGGTCAGCCCGTCTGA
- the groES gene encoding co-chaperone GroES, with the protein MTTTSSKVAIKPLEDRIVVQPLDAEQTTASGLVIPDTAKEKPQEGVILAVGPGRFENGERLPLDVKVGDIVLYSKYGGTEVKYNGEEYLVLSSRDVLAIIEK; encoded by the coding sequence GTGACGACCACCAGCTCCAAGGTTGCCATCAAGCCGCTCGAGGACCGCATCGTGGTCCAGCCGCTCGACGCCGAGCAGACCACGGCCTCCGGCCTGGTCATCCCGGACACCGCGAAGGAGAAGCCGCAGGAGGGCGTCATCCTCGCCGTCGGTCCGGGCCGCTTCGAGAACGGCGAGCGTCTGCCGCTCGACGTGAAGGTCGGCGACATCGTGCTGTACAGCAAGTACGGCGGCACCGAGGTGAAGTACAACGGCGAGGAGTACCTCGTCCTCTCGTCCCGCGACGTGCTCGCGATCATCGAGAAGTAA
- a CDS encoding SDR family NAD(P)-dependent oxidoreductase, producing the protein MTTALITGSTAGIGAAFARRLAADGHNLVLVARDTKRLREQATELHDRHGIEAEVLTADLATDEGIDTVADRLADPRDPVDLLINNAGFGNKGRYLDVSMADELKMLKVHCEAVLRLTSAATGAMRERGRGGVVNVASVAAFVPRGTYGASKAWVVQFTQGAARDLADTGIRLMALCPGFVRTEFHERAGMGTDNIPGWMWLDADKLVAAALGDLARGRTLSIPDARYKALMGVTKMVPRGMLGRISSRTGRKYGPQ; encoded by the coding sequence ATGACAACGGCTCTCATCACGGGATCGACCGCGGGCATCGGCGCCGCGTTCGCGCGGCGGCTGGCCGCCGACGGGCACAACCTCGTCCTGGTCGCGCGGGACACCAAGCGGCTGCGCGAGCAGGCGACCGAGCTGCACGACCGGCACGGCATCGAGGCGGAGGTCCTGACGGCGGACCTGGCGACGGACGAGGGCATCGATACGGTCGCCGACCGGCTCGCCGACCCCCGCGACCCCGTCGACCTGCTGATCAACAACGCCGGTTTCGGCAACAAGGGCCGCTATCTCGACGTCTCGATGGCCGATGAGCTGAAGATGCTCAAGGTGCACTGCGAGGCGGTGCTGCGGCTGACGTCCGCCGCGACCGGAGCGATGCGCGAGCGGGGCCGGGGCGGGGTCGTCAACGTCGCCTCGGTCGCCGCCTTCGTGCCGCGCGGGACCTACGGCGCCTCCAAGGCGTGGGTCGTGCAGTTCACGCAGGGCGCGGCCCGGGACCTGGCGGACACCGGGATCCGGCTGATGGCGCTGTGCCCCGGCTTCGTGCGCACCGAGTTCCACGAGCGGGCCGGGATGGGCACGGACAACATCCCGGGGTGGATGTGGCTGGACGCCGACAAGCTGGTGGCGGCGGCGCTGGGCGATCTTGCGCGCGGCCGGACGCTGTCGATCCCGGACGCCCGGTACAAGGCGCTGATGGGCGTCACGAAGATGGTGCCGCGCGGGATGCTCGGCCGGATCAGCTCCCGCACGGGCCGCAAGTACGGGCCTCAGTAG